In Triticum aestivum cultivar Chinese Spring chromosome 5B, IWGSC CS RefSeq v2.1, whole genome shotgun sequence, the following proteins share a genomic window:
- the LOC123111433 gene encoding 60S ribosomal protein L15-2 yields the protein MGAYKFVSELWRRKQSDVMRFVQRVRCWEYRQQPAIVRITRPTRPDRARRLGFKAKQGYVVYRIRVRRGGRKRPVPKGIVYGKPKHQGITQLKFQRNKRSVAEERAGRRLGGLRVLNSYWVNEDSTYKYFEVILVDVAHSAVRNDPRINWLCKPVHKHRELRGLTSAGKKFRGLRGKGHRHHKNRPSRRATWKRNQTVSLRRYR from the exons atGG GCGCGTACAAGTTCGTGTCGGAGCTATGGAGGAGGAAGCAGTCGGACGTGATGAGGTTCGTGCAGCGCGTGCGTTGCTGGGAGTACAGGCAGCAGCCGGCCATCGTGCGCATCACCAGGCCCACCCGCCCCGACAGGGCACGCCGTCTCGGCTTCAAGGCCAAGCAG GGGTATGTGGTCTACCGTATCCGTGTCAGGCGTGGTGGCAGGAAGAGGCCAGTGCCCAAGGGTATTGTCTATGGTAAGCCCAAGCACCAGGGTATTACCCAGCTCAAGTTCCAGAGGAACAAGAGGTCTGTTGCTGAAGAAAGAGCTGGGCGCAGGCTGGGTGGTCTTCGTGTGCTCAACTCCTACTGGGTGAATGAG GACTCTACCTACAAGTACTTTGAGGTCATCCTTGTTGATGTTGCTCACAGTGCTGTCCGCAACGACCCAAGGATCAACTGGCTCTGCAAGCCTGTGCACAAGCACCGTGAGCTTCGCGGACTCACGTCAGCCGGAAAGAAATTCCGTGGTCTGCGTGGCAAGGGCCACCGCCACCACAAGAACAGGCCCTCGAGGAGAGCCACCTGGAAGCGCAACCAGACCGTCTCCCTCCGCCGCTACCGTTAA